In the Stakelama saccharophila genome, CCGGGTGAATGGATCGTCGAGGACGGCATCGGGGAGACCCGCGCCGCGCTGATCGAGGGCGAGCGCATCGTCGAAGCGCGCATCCTCGTCCACGGCACCCTGACCGCCGGCACCGTGCTGGAGGCACGGCTGGTAACGCGCCTACCCGAGCGCGATCAGGGCGTGGTCGCATGGGACGGCGGTGAAGCGTTGCTCGCGCCGCTGCCGCGGGCCGTGACCGAGGGCGCTACGCTTTTGGTCGAGATCACGCGGCCGGCCCTGCCCGAACCCGGCAAGCCCAAGCGCGCACGCGCACGCCCTGCCGTCCGGAGCGCCGAACCCGGCCCGGCACCGGCGCTGGCCGAAACGCTGGACGGAATGGTGCGCACTGCCCCGCCGCAGGGGCCGGACCTGCTGGAGGATGCGGGCTGGTCCGAATTGCTGGAAGAAGCGGCGACGGGCCGCGTCGCCTTCGCCGATGGCTGGCTGACCATTTCGCCGACGCCGGCCATGACGCTGATCGACGTCGATGGGGAGTGCGAGCCGGAACGGCTTGCCGTATCGGGCGCTGCCGCGGCGGCGCGGGCGACCCGGCGGCTCGACATCGGTGGTTCGATCGGCATCGACCTGCCGACCGTCGACGACCGCCGGGTGCGGCTGACCGCCGCCGCCGCCATAGACGAGGCGCTTGCGCAGCCGTTCGAGCGGACGGCCGTCAACGGCTTCGGCTTCGTCCAGATCGTGCGCCGCCGCAGCCGGCTGTCGCTTCCCGAAGCCTATGCCGAGGACGCCGTCGCCGCCCATGCCCGCGCGCTGGTCCGCAAGGCCGAACGCAGCCGCGGCCGCGGCGAACGCGTGCTGACGGCGCATCCGCACGTGGTCGCGCGGATCGAGCGCGCCGGCTGGGTGGCGGAAATCGAGCGGCGGGTCGGCGCCACGCTCGCCTTGCGCGGCGATGGCGGGCTCGCCATATCTGCCGGCCATGTCCAAGCGCGATTCCAGTGACACCTGCCCCATATGCGGCGCCCCCGCCGACACCGTGCTGCGCCCCTTCTGCAGCCGCGTGTGCAAGGATCGCGACCTGCTGCAATGGTTGGGCGAGGGGTATCGCATTCCCGGCCCCGTCGCAGACCCGGATGCCATGGCCAAAGCCGATTCCGGGGTGGACAGCGACCGCGAGCGCGACTAATACGCGCCTCTTCCGATGTCCGTCGGAGGCGCCCAGGTAGCTCAGTTGGTAGAGCATGCGACTGAAAATCGCAGTGTCGGCGGTTCGATTCCGTCCCTGGGCACCACCATCCCTCTCCGCAGACATCCGGTGAGCCTGATCGCGAGGCAGAACATGCAAGCGTAACCGCGCGCACGGTCTCCATCTTTGATACGCTCCAACGGCTCGCGCTACGCGCGACCCGACCATCGCCCCGGCGTCGAGGCTATTACTCAGCCCTGCCGTTCGGCGTCGAGTTGCTCGCGCAGATCGTTGAGCGTGCCCTGGATATGGCGGTCGAGCAGTTCCGCCGTCAGTGCGCCGTCCCTTGCCAGCCATGCGTCGAGAAGTCCGCGATGCTCCTGATGCGCGCGGCTTTCGCGGCCGGCGGGCTGAAGATGCTCGATCACATAGCGTTCCGCCAAAATGGCCAGCCGCTCGACGAGCTGGGTGGTAAGCAACCGGCCGCCGGGCCGGACGAGCGCGGTATGGAAGCGCCGGTTGCGTTCGGCAACATCGGGCGCACCTTCGAGCGTCGCGGCGTCGAGTTCCTCGAACAGACGTTCGGCGGCCGCGCGCTCCTCGTCATCCGCCGCACTCGCGCCGGCGCTGGCCGCGGCAGGTTCAATGGCAAGGCGAAGCTCGAAGATCTCATCCGCTTCTTCCGCGCTCATCGCACGCACCGAATAGCCACGATTGGCGTGGCTGATCAGCAGCCCTTCCTGTTCGAGACGGGCAAGCGCCTCGCGCAGCGGGATCTTGCTGACGCCAAGCTCCGCGGCGAGCGCATCCTGACGGATCGGAGCGTCCTCGCGAAGCTGGCCCGACACGATCCGCTCGCGGATGATTTCGCTCACCTGCTCGGAAAGCGTGCGAACGACGATGCTCATGCGGTTGGTCCCTTGGTGAGAGCAGTCGCCATCATGTGACCTGAAATCCGCGCCAGAACAAATCTTCCTGATCGATCCAGATCGTGTTCAGGCCAGTGGCGATCGCCGCACCTTCTATCGACGGTATGATCGCAGGCTGTTCCCCGAGCATCATTTCCTGTTCGATGCGCCCCGTGAACCGGCTGCCGATATAGCTTTCATGGACGAAGCGCTCGCCCACGCTCAGCCGCCCGGTCCCGTGGAGATGCGCGATACGTGCTGACGTGCCCGTACCGCAGGGACTGCGGTCGATCGCGCGGTCGCCGTAGAACACGGCATTACGGCCATGCGCGCCCTCGCCCTTCGGCACGTCGGTCCACAGCACATGGCTGACGCCCTGAATGGTGGGATCGAGCGGGTGCACCGGCGTCACCTTCTCGCGCACCGCCGCGCGGACCTTGGGGCTGAGGTCGAGCAGCCGGGCGGCACCGAGCGCATCGAGCCCGGCATACGCGCCCTGCGGCTCGACGATCGCGTAGAAGTTTCCACCATAGCTGACATCGACGGTCAGCGGCCCGATCCCCTCGACATCGACATCGATACCGCGCGCGGCGACATAGGACGGAATGTTGGTGATCCGAACCGACGTGACGCGGTCGCCCTTTTGTTCATAGCGAATGTCGACAAGTCCGGCCGGAACTTCCGCCCGCACGCGGCCGTGTTCGGCAGGATGGATCAGGCCATGTTCGATCCCGAAGGTGATGATGCCGATCGTGCCGTGCCCGCACATCGGCAGGCAGCCCGAGGTCTCGATGAACAGAATTCCGACATCGGCGTCGGGAAGTGTGGGCGGATAGAGAAAGCCCCCCGACATCATATCGTGACCGCGCGGTTCGAAGCACAGTCCGGTCCGAATCCAGTCGAAGCGTGCGAGAAAATCCTGCCGCCGCTCGGACATGGTCGCGCCCCTGAGCGGCGGAGCACCACCGGCGACCAGCCGAACGGGATTTCCCGCAGTATGGCCATCAATGCAAAAGAATGTGTGCCGCATTGGTAACGTGTCAGACGATCAAGGCCCGGGCGAGGTGATGGCCCGGCTTGTCTACAACCTGCCGCAGCCCCGACAACTGGATTCTCAGCGGCTTTTCCACCCGCATGATGGTGGTGGGAAACGCCCCCCTCCAACCGAAATTCATGGTAATCAGCATTCCCGACCAATTGCGGACTTATACCGTATACGATACATGATTTGGTGGCGCAACGGGTGAAGCACGCAGGATGAAGATCGTAATCGGCGGTGGGATTGTCGGCCTGAGCAGCGCGCTCGCACTCGCCCGCGCGGGGCATGACGTCGTCGCCTATGCGCCGCGCGACGAGGCAGCGCCTTCCTGGGGCAATGCGGGCCATCTCGCCGTCGAGCAGATCGAACCTCTGGCGTCGCGCGCGTCGCTGCGCAGCGCGCCACGCAGATTGTTC is a window encoding:
- a CDS encoding ribonuclease produces the protein MNGPLAERPPGEWIVEDGIGETRAALIEGERIVEARILVHGTLTAGTVLEARLVTRLPERDQGVVAWDGGEALLAPLPRAVTEGATLLVEITRPALPEPGKPKRARARPAVRSAEPGPAPALAETLDGMVRTAPPQGPDLLEDAGWSELLEEAATGRVAFADGWLTISPTPAMTLIDVDGECEPERLAVSGAAAAARATRRLDIGGSIGIDLPTVDDRRVRLTAAAAIDEALAQPFERTAVNGFGFVQIVRRRSRLSLPEAYAEDAVAAHARALVRKAERSRGRGERVLTAHPHVVARIERAGWVAEIERRVGATLALRGDGGLAISAGHVQARFQ
- a CDS encoding DNA gyrase inhibitor YacG: MSKRDSSDTCPICGAPADTVLRPFCSRVCKDRDLLQWLGEGYRIPGPVADPDAMAKADSGVDSDRERD
- a CDS encoding GntR family transcriptional regulator; protein product: MSIVVRTLSEQVSEIIRERIVSGQLREDAPIRQDALAAELGVSKIPLREALARLEQEGLLISHANRGYSVRAMSAEEADEIFELRLAIEPAAASAGASAADDEERAAAERLFEELDAATLEGAPDVAERNRRFHTALVRPGGRLLTTQLVERLAILAERYVIEHLQPAGRESRAHQEHRGLLDAWLARDGALTAELLDRHIQGTLNDLREQLDAERQG
- a CDS encoding 4-hydroxyproline epimerase, translated to MRHTFFCIDGHTAGNPVRLVAGGAPPLRGATMSERRQDFLARFDWIRTGLCFEPRGHDMMSGGFLYPPTLPDADVGILFIETSGCLPMCGHGTIGIITFGIEHGLIHPAEHGRVRAEVPAGLVDIRYEQKGDRVTSVRITNIPSYVAARGIDVDVEGIGPLTVDVSYGGNFYAIVEPQGAYAGLDALGAARLLDLSPKVRAAVREKVTPVHPLDPTIQGVSHVLWTDVPKGEGAHGRNAVFYGDRAIDRSPCGTGTSARIAHLHGTGRLSVGERFVHESYIGSRFTGRIEQEMMLGEQPAIIPSIEGAAIATGLNTIWIDQEDLFWRGFQVT